The Oryctolagus cuniculus chromosome 4, mOryCun1.1, whole genome shotgun sequence genomic sequence AATTATTGTGGGTTTGGTACACAACAAGATTATTCATGGACCCTGAAGTCCTAACTCAGATAGGGAAAGGGAAGGACATGTACCCTTTAAGCGACACAttaacttaaaatgttttatacacATTATATTCATCTGGTTCCATATTCTGTTGTATTCCAAGATGTACGTAATGGTTCATTAAACAACTGGAAGAATTAAGGCTTAAAAGGTTTAAcagttgttttgctttgctttttaaggAAGATTTAAAAGAATGGCTGATTTGGCCCTTGAGGTCAACCATCTTCTATATCAGCCATTATACATACTAACTGCTATTTTTAAAGAGGTTATATGTCAGGCTTTTTctgccaaaataaaaaaaataggctTCTGGTCTTTAAAACCAAAGAAATTTGTTTAATATTCAAAAAGAGGGCTCATATCAAAAGGCAGCACcagaaataagtattttattaattttggtaaTATTGatataaaacagaattttttatatttcatactAAATACTTCAGAACTCAGTATTTACTTTGTATTTGCAGCACACGTCAGTTGGACTGCCCACTTTTCAGTTTTCAACAGCCACAGGTGGCTGGGGATTATGATATTGTAGCCACCATACTATTACAAAATGGGAGCAAAGAAAGGGCGGGGAATAAACAACAATTCAAGGTCAGATTCTAATCCTGGGACTATTTCTACTCATGAAGTAAAATTTTGATTCTTAAAATGCTGTTAACAGGCTACACGACGAAAgcctactttttaaatttcacagCAATTTTCTGTCATTCTCCTAATTCCTCATCAGCCCAAGTTGTTCTAGCTTGAGGAACTATGTGaatctatataaaaataaaaaagatagaaagaaaaaaacaaaaagcttcaTTGAAAGCAATTCTGCCTGCCTCAACCACAGACATGGTTTCCTCTCTCCACTTCTCAGAATCTCAACTCACTTATCTTCCCTGCAAACTAACTTTCAGCCCAACTGTTAACAAAAGGGCTACCAGAACGCAAAAGCACCAGGTCAAAAATATCCCTCTCAAAAACACAACTACAAAATATTTCCTGAAAGCCTCAAAAACCAGACAACGGAAACCCTGGGTTTCCTAGAATCTAGGATTTTCCTAGCAGGCCACAGTCTGATAAATTCACCAATAAAAGTCTACCCAAGAACTAGAAAGACAACTGGTACTGTGAATGCAAATGTTTTTAGAGACaagtttctgattttaattactaAGATccactccctttttttttattccccaGATTCTTCGGACTTTTTAATTGACAATCATCCTTGGGATCCCTCATGATGACCAACAGTTCATTCTTCTGCCCAGTTTACAGAGATCTGGAGccattcacatattttttttatttagttttccttATCGGGATTATTGGAAGTTGCTTTGCAGCCTGGGCTTTCATACAGAAGAACACACATCACAGGTGTGTGAGCATATACTTAATTAACTTGCTTACGGCCGATTTCCTGCTCATTCTGTCACTGCCAGTGAAAATTGTTGTCGACTTGGGTGTGGCCCCCTGGAAGCTGAAGATATTCCACTGCCAGGTGACAGCCTGCCTCATCTACATCAATATGTACTTGTCCATCATATTCCTGGCATTCGTCAGCATGGATCGCTGCCTTCAGTTGGTACACAGCTGTAAGATCTACCGAATACAAGAACCTGGATTTGCCAAAATGTTATCAGCAGTGGTGTGGCTTATGGTCCTTCTTATTATGGTGCCAAACATGTTGATTCCCATCAAAGACATCAAGGAGAAGTCACAGGTGGGTTGTATGGAATTCAAAAAGGAGTTTGGAAGAAACTGGCATTTGTTAACCAACTTCCTATGTgtagcaatatttttaaatttctcagcCATCATTTTAATATCTAACTGCCTTGTAGTTCGACAACTCTACAGAAACAAAGACAATGAAAATTATCCGCATGTGAGAAGAGCCCTCATCAACATACTCCTGGTGACTACAGCGTACATCATATGCTTTGTTCCTTATCACATTGTCCGAATCCCATACAC encodes the following:
- the GPR171 gene encoding G-protein coupled receptor 171 → MMTNSSFFCPVYRDLEPFTYFFYLVFLIGIIGSCFAAWAFIQKNTHHRCVSIYLINLLTADFLLILSLPVKIVVDLGVAPWKLKIFHCQVTACLIYINMYLSIIFLAFVSMDRCLQLVHSCKIYRIQEPGFAKMLSAVVWLMVLLIMVPNMLIPIKDIKEKSQVGCMEFKKEFGRNWHLLTNFLCVAIFLNFSAIILISNCLVVRQLYRNKDNENYPHVRRALINILLVTTAYIICFVPYHIVRIPYTLSQTEFISDCSTRISLFKAKEATLLLAVSNLCFDPILYYHLSKAFRLKVTETFASLKEPKTLKDKSGCANEA